The genome window TTTCTTCCTGGCCTAGTGGAAGCAGAACGATGCAGGCGAACAGGGCGTCTGCGCTCTTTTTGAGCCCGCGCAGTTTAGAGGTACCTGCGCGCGGCACAACGGACAAACAAAAGGAGAAGAAAGGAATGCACAAACGTTACCCTGTCAAGGTTCGCAGTGCCGAGCTTGCCGGAGCCCACAAAGAGACCGGCAGTACGGGCCTTCAGATTCAGATCGCGGTGTACCAAATGAGCGATTCAACCTATGAGATCGAGGTTCGAACGCTCACTGCCCCCAACACTCAAGCGCGCGAGATCGTTGGCTGCCCCATTAGGGAGTTCACCACAAGGGTTCCGAATTGGCTTTCTGCAGAATACGCCCTGCGCGACATCTTGTGCCACGGAATGGGGTTGAAGGAGGAACAGTTCCGCAATATCCTCACGAAGCTCCAATCCGTGCAAGGAGCGCCAGACGTCAAAGGTTGGCGACTGCCCAACAAGCCCATTTTGTACAACCATTAGCTTAAAGCCGCCCCAAGCCGGCCGCATAGGAAGTTGCATCGAACCGGTGTGGGGCGCAAGCCCAAACTAAAAACAGATAGGAGATCAGAACAGACAATGGCATCTACAAAACTTAAGGAGAAAATCAGAATGAAACATCTCGCAATTTTCGAACGGGGGTTCACCACCGTCCTATGTGTCGCGGGCATTCTCTCCATGTCCGCCGTATTATCGGGGGCGACCCCTCCTTCAGAGAATGCAAAGAGCGATTCGGGAACCCCCATCCCGATTACCGGCACCACCGATGTCAAACCGGTACAGATCGAAAAGATCGCGGTATTTCCATGGACGTTTCAGTGGGGCACAAAAACTTCCCATGAGACCGCTCAGAACTTCCTCCACAAGCTGCTCAATAAGATGGGTATTGAAGAGATACCGGAAGCGCGCGTCACGGCCGCTTGGCTGCAAGTCAACAATAATGAGGAGTACGAGCCAAAGTTTGATTTTATGCCCACTCCGGCTTCCATGCTGCGCGTGGGTATGGCCTTAGGAGCAGACTGGGTAATGGTACCTATGGCGTCCTGGCATTCACGCAGTATTTGGGTGGGTTTGGGACCAAAAACCAAGTCCACCTGCACGGTGAGCTTCCGCATTATAGACGTAAAAAATCGGACGGTTGCTCTCGACGTTCATGATCTATCCATGGACGATACGGCTAAAGAGGATGTGCTGAAGGCTCTGGGAACCTTCTTCATCAGTTCGCTTTTCACCGTGGTGAGCGGTGGCCCTAAAACGCCGCACGAGCAGCGCGCCGTAGAACTGGCCATTGCGAAAGCGCTTGAGCCGTGGATTGTGCAGCATCGGCAGATAGAAAAGATCGATCCGAACGCAAAATAGAACGGTCTACCCAACTACGGTAGGGGCGAGATGTATCTCGCCCCTTATCCTTAGGGAAACACACCCGCACCAGGCACCAATGTGGGTTGAAACTCACACACAGCTGCCAGGAGACAGGCTGGCTTTGTTGCGCTTCGCCCGCTCTTAAGGGTATGCTAAATAATAGAGAAAGAGAAAAGTTCTATTTTGGGATAGAGAGGAGAGAGCCGTTACGGTGAAGAAGACGTTGTTCCTGAACCCCCCCTCTTTTGAGGGGTTCGACGGCGGTGCTGGTTCACGATATCAAGCCAAACGCGAGATCACCTCGTTTTGGTACCCAACCTGGCTAGCTCAACCGGCCGCTCTTGTGCCCGGCAGCAAGCTTATTGATGCGCCTCCTCACGGTATTACGGTGGAAGATGTGCTGAAGATCGCCAAGGATTACGAGCTTGTCATTATGCACACCAGCACACCCTCCTTGCCTAACGACGTGGAGTGCGCCCGCCGTATGAAAGAACAAAACCCCAACCTCAAGGTCGGCTTCATCGGCGCCCATGTGGCTGTGCTACCAGAACAGACCCTTCGAGAAAACCCTGTGATCGACTTCGTGTGCCGACATGAGTTCGACTTTACCTGCCTTGAACTGGCTCAGGGCAAACCTTGGGAGGAGATAAAAGGGCTCTCTTGGCGTGAGCCGGACGGCACACTTCGCCGTACACCCGACCGCGAGCTGATAGAGGACTGGGACAAGATGCCCTCCGTCTTCCCCGTCTACGCGGAAAACCTCGATATCACCAAATATTTTATCGGCTACCTCCTCCATCCTTACATCTCATTCTATACCGGTCGCGGTTGCCCAGCCAAGTGTACCTTCTGCCTCTGGCCGCAAACCATTGGTGGTCATAAATACCGTGCGAAAAGTCCCGAAGTTGTGGGACGTGAGATGGAGATGGCCAAAGCGATTTGGGGCAGCAAGGTGCGCGAATACATGTTTGACGACGACACCTTTACCATAGACCGTGCGCGTGCCGTGGAGATCAGCAAGCACATGAAGCGGCTCAAGCTCACATGGAGTTGCAACGCTCGCGCCCATGTGGACTATGATACTCTCAAACAGCTTCGAGATAATGGGCTGCGCCTCCTGTTAGTGGGCTTTGAAAGCGGCAATCAGCAGATTCTCAACCGCATCAAAAAGGGCATCAAGCTAGAGATGGCCCGCGAATTCATGAAGAACTGCAAAAAGCTGGGTATTAAGGTTCATGGCACCTTCATCATCGGGCTTCCCATAGAGACCAAAGAGACCGTGGAGGAGACCATTCGTTTCGCCAAAGAGCTCGATCCCCACACCATTCAGGTCTCTATCGCAGCGCCCTACCCCGGCACCGAGCTTTACGACCAAGCCATCGCCAACGGCTGGATCGCGCGAGATAGCCTGGTGGCTGGCTCCGGCATCCAGGTGGCCACTCTTCAGTACGAAACGATGTCCGCCGCAGAGATCGAAGATGCCGTTGAGCGCATGTATCGCCAGTTCTACTTCCGTCCCGGCCCCATCGCGCGCATCGTGGCCGAAATGCTTACCGATCGGCAGATGTTTGTGCGCCGCCTACGAGAGGGGCGCGAGTTCTTCAACTACCTGAAAGAGCGTAAAGAACAGGTGCGGCAACGCGAGCGTGAAACGAAGTCCACACCCTCTGCCTCTCAAGCCTAAATGTCGCCCATCCGGGGCTCTTGATGCAACGTTTTCTTATTCTTAACGCCGATGATTTCGGCTTAAGCCCTCGGGTAAACGACGCTGTATTGCGTGCCCATACGCAGGGGGTTCTTACCAGCGCTAGCCTCATGGTGACCGAGCCGGGTTTTCACGAGGCGCTTCAAATAGCCCAAACTCATCCTACTCTGGGCGTAGGGCTGCATATTGTGGTCTCTTGCGATCATGCGCTGCTGCCCCCCAAATCTATCCCGCACATCGTTAACTCCAACGGACGCTTTGGAGCCGACCCTCTTCGCGTTGGTCTGCGCTATGCCCTCTCGAAGGCCGCTCAGAAAGAGCTTTACCATGAAATGGAGGCGCAGTTCGCTCGCTTCGCCGCCACCGGGCTGCCTTGGTCGCATGTGGATGGACACCAGCATATGCATCTTCACCCGGCTGTTCTCGACCCCTTTCTCGCCCTATGTCGCGCCTACAACATCTATCGCATTCGCCTGCCCTTTGAAGAGTTCTTCGCCCATTGGCGCAACGGCGGCGACCACGTAAACCTTAATATCGGAGCCGCCCTCTTCCTAAGGCTTCTGCGACGTCGTGCCCTCCGCATTCTTCATGCGGTTCTTGCCGATAATGATCGGCAGCCGTCGTTCTTTTACTGTGATCGCGTCTACGGCCAACTGCAAAGCGGTAACATGCATCTCAACTATGTGGTGAAGCTTTTACAACGGCTTGAGGGCGCCACCAACGAAATCTACTTTCATCCAGGCACCGACTATGCTAAAAAGCTGCCCAAGGAGCTGCAACCGCCTTCAGTAGAGGATGTGGAGCTGCACGCGCTGCTGCACCCAAGTGTGCGTACACAGATCGCCGTGTTAGAGCTCCAAACGGGCACCTACATTGAGGCCGAGCAGTTTGCTAGTCGAAAGGCGATCGCCAATACAACGATAAAAAGCTGAACAATCCGGTACCCCCTACGTCTAAAGGTACAGAAACAACGCATAGGCATTGGAAACGGGAGTGAACCGGTAATGACGGCAGTGGGGAGTGTTATGCACGCAGATACGGCGCTGGTACAGCGCGCAAAGGCCAACGACCGAGCCGCCTTCAACGAGATCGTCCTGCGCTATAAGGATAAGGTCTACAACTACATCTATCGTATGGTGCGTCATGCAACGGATGCGGAAGACCTTACCCAGGAAACCTTTGTGCGCGCCTATCTCAGCTTACACTCCTTCCAAAGCCGAGCAAGTCTTAACACCTGGCTCTTTCGCATTGCCACCAACCTCTGTATTGATCATTGCCGCCGTGCGAAGCGTACTCAAGGGTTGGTAACTTCGCTTTCTCCTGACAACGAAGAGGAAGAAGAGGGCCCTCAGCGCGACGTTCCCGATGCAACCTTCGATCCGCAACGTCTTTTGTTGAATAAAGAGCTAGGCGAAAAGTTGGAGAAAGCGCTTCAGGAGCTGCCGGAAAAGCTACGCATGGTGGTGCTGCTCTACGATGTAGAAGGGCTCTCCTACGAAGAGATCGCCGCGATTGCCGGCTGCCCGTTAGGCACGATAAAGTCTCGACTTTTCAACGCTCGTGCTGCGCTTCGGCGAAAGCTGGAGCCTTATTTGAACATAACAGTATAGAATTGGGTAAGATCGATTTGGGTATAGGATGGGGGATCGAACGAAATGAATAGACCTTTTGCTAGTGGGAATCATCGAGATTGTGAACGGATTCAGGGACTTTTATCGGATTATACCGATGGAATCCTCTCAGCCCGCCAAACCTGGGAGGTAGAGTGCCATCTGGCCGATTGTCGTGAGTGTGCGGCGCAGGCACAACAGATGAAAGCCTTGGTAGGGGCGCTGCGTTCGGCAGAACGTCATAGCACACCTGACGATTTTATGCGGAAACTGCATGCCCAGCTCGATGCACTCGGCCCCGTGCCCCAAACTCAGCGCTCCGCGTTGGCACATTGGCGTGATGGGTGGCAGGCATTATGCAGCGCCTTCAGCCTGCGCCGAGTCTCCGTTGTGGGAGCCGGGCTGGCCGCGGTGGGGCTTCTGGTGTTCTTTATGGTGGGGCGGCCCACCTCCACATCCTCGTCTAACACCATGGCTACCACCAATACGGCAGCGCATCTACAACAGGCATTAGAACGCCATGTAGCTACCGCTGCCAGCGACCCGCTAGATGATCCTACAGCCGAGCGTCTTGCAGCCCCACTTAGCTTGGATAGCGAAGGGAACGGTTCGGAGTAGCGACGATGGCTATCCCCCATACACATCCACAGAACCGTTCGGGGAGCGGGCCGCTGAGTCCGCTCCCCTCAGCAAAGGGCGCCCGTTGGCTCTGTCGTAGAGGGTTTGTGCTGGTCGTTCTAGCCCTTCTTGGCAGCCCTCTGTTTTTCTATAGGCCGGCCACAGCGCAAAAGCCCTACCGCGTTCCGCAATACCGCCGCCCAAAAGCCAGCCCACCCCGCTTTCGGCCTTCTGTTAAGCCATCGCGCCAGGTAGATCAACAAGCTATTGCGCTCCTAAAGCAGATGTTTCACCCAAGCGCCCCCTATTCCGGCTTGCAGCGAACGCAGATCGGCGACAGATACTCTGAACAGCAGATTTGGGCCGATACGCATGGGCGCATACGCATACAATATCTCGCCCCACCTCAGTTTGCCGGCGACATCATGCTCATTCTACCAGGGCATTTCTTCGACTATCACGCTCGTGAGCATCGCCTCGATGTGGCGACTTTGCCGACAAATCAGGAACAGAAGGAGATACGCCAACTGGTACAAGGCATTCGCAGCGGTCGCCTGCAGGCCGTGGTGACTGGAGAGGAGAACGTCGCCGGACGCGATTGTGCCATCGTCACCATCTTGGAAAATGTGCCTGGACAACCGATGGGAATCCCCCAACGCAAATTCTGGATTGATCGCCAAACAGGTATTGTGTTGCGCAAGGAGGTTTGGAACGCGCGTGGAATGATCTCGGCCACCTATATGGTGAATATTGCTATTGGGGAGGAAGCGGGCGTAACCCCACAGATGTTTTCGCCCTCGAGTTTGCCTCGCGTGGCCGACGTGAAGCCGCTGTTCCCCTCCGAACGTCCGCAGTTTCCCAGCATCGAGGCGGCGCAGCCTCATGTGCCCTTCCCCATCCTTAGGCCCACCCAGCTGCCGGAAGGCTACGTGCTAAGCGGCATATGGCTTTCCGACACTCCGAATAACCCTAGCGTGGTGTTGCGCTACAGTCGGGGCCTCAACTACTTCAGCCTTACCGAGCGACGCGTGCTGCGCCCCAACCCACGAGCGCGCTACGGCCCACCTGCCGTTTTACGTGGTATGGAGGCACGCTGGCTTCAACGTGCCCCCGATGGCAGCGCCATCGCCATAATCTACATCGGTCATCTTACTCCTAGCGAGTTCGCTATCGTTGCTAACTCCTTACAGTAAGCTGTTCTTCCTCCTTGCCCCTTCCCTAAGAGGTGAGGCCAGAGAAGAGAGAGATTCTCGCCTCTCGCATCTCTCTCCTCGCTCCTTTCATTCTTCTGCCCAATTCGGAATTTTGATATCTGCAGGAAAGATTGGGGTGTAAGAAAAATATAATTTGTCATCGAGGGAGGAGATCTTGTGGCAGAGACGAACGCACCGGTACTCACGTTAGAGGCCATCACGCGCGACCGAATCTTCGAGGTTAGCGTGCTGCGCCAGCCCCATTGGCTGCGAGATGGCCGCCGCTTTAGCTTTTTAGACTATGCACCCGATTCCACCACGACCACCGTGTGGCTCTATGACATCGTCACCGGCGAACGAAAGATGGTAGTGCCTCCGGAAGCCCTCAAGATTTCGGATCCCGAAAAAACCGAGACACGTACGTTGGAGATTGTGGGCTACCAGTGGTCGCCGGATGAAAGTCGGCTGCTTTTTGCACGTATCCCTCATTGGCGCTCAGACCGTGGTGATAGAGAGGTTTTTATCTATGACATTTCCTCCGGCAAAATGGAACGGGTACTGGCCTCTTCTGAAGAGCACTATGGTGTGAAGTGGGCTCCCGATGGCAAGCATATCGGTTATGTGCGCCATGGCGACATCTATCTCTTGGAGTGCGCTTCCGGCAAGGAGTTTCGTCTCACCAACACTGCGGCACCCTTCATCTACAATGGGCGTTTTGGATGGGTCTACGAAGAGGAGCTGGGCCTTGTAGATGGTTGGGCTTTTTCACCGGATGGCCGCTATATAGCCTACTACCAGATAGATGAGACCCAAGTGCCGGAAATCGATCTGCCGCAATATTCCCGCCTGCATATGGAGCCCGTGCGCACGCGCTACCCAAAGGCAGGCGACCCAAACCCGTTGGTTAAGATAGGGGTCATTGCTCTTGATGGACTAGATAGCGCCGTTGTTCCTGCCACACGCTGGGTTTCCACCGGCTCCGACCCCGATATCTATATCGCGCAAATGCAATGGACACCCCAACACCAGCTGCTTCTGCAGCGGATACCGCGCCATCAAAATCGAATCGATCTGCTCCTGGCCGACCCAGCTACCGGCGAGACGAAAACGCTCTTTAGCGAGGTTTCCTCCACTTGGGTCGAGTCGCCTGGCGATGTCTTCTTTGTAGGGAACTCCGATCAATTCCTCTGGCCGTCCGACCGCAGCGGTTATCAACATCTCTATCTTTACGACGTAAAGGGCACTCTTCTACGCCAACTCACGTCCGGCAGTTGGGACGTAGATCGCGTTGTGGGTATAGATTCTCTTCATCGCATCGCCTTTTTTACTGCGGCGCGCCCCAACCCTACCCAACGGCATATCTACAGTGTGTTGTTGGACGGAGGCGGCGAGATAATGCAGTTAAGCGACGAGGCCGGCACCCACTCTCCTCTGTTTGCTCCCGATGGACGACACTACCTCGATACCTTCTCTAGCATCGCCTCTCCGCCCAAAATAACCCTCCACCAAGCTAGCGGACGTCCGGTCTCCACCGTGCACGAAAACCCTATGCCACAGCTGAAAAACATCCCTCTTGGAAGCTGGGAGTTGCGTACCTTTAAAACCTCCGACGGTCTAGAGCTTTATGCGGCTCTCCTTAAACCGGCCGATTTCGACGCTAATAAACGTTACCCGGTGGTGATGTCGGTCTACGGAGGGCCTGGCTCACAAACGGTGCGTGACGCCTACGGAGGTAGCAACGGTTTTGAACAGCTTTTTGCCTCAAAAGGCTTCCTCTGCGCCATGGTAGATGGAAGAGGTACCGGCATGCGCGGGCGAGATTTTGAAAAGATCGTCTACCAAAATCTTGGGCACTATGAGGTTGAAGACCAGATCGCAGGGGCGAAATGGCTCGGAAGCCTGCCCTACGTTGACCCAAAGCGCATCGGCATTTGGGGCTGGAGCTATGGAGGCTATGTGGCCAGCCTCTGCATTCTTCGTGGAGCCTCCGTGTTTCGATCGGCCATTGCGGTAGCACCGGTAACTCATTGGACTCTCTACGACAGCATCTATACTGAAAGGTATATGCGACGTCCAGCCGACAACCCCGATGGCTACGTGCGCTCAAGCCCGATCACTTATGCCGAACGACTAACGGGCCATTTTCTCTTGATACACGGTACAGCAGACGATAATGTGCACTTTCAGAATAGCATGCGTCTGGCAGAGGCTCTACAGCAGGCTGGCAAAACGTTCCGTATGATGGTCTATCCAGATAAACACCACGGCCTAGAGGGAATGGCAGAGCATCTCTATAACACAATGATAGACTTTTTTATGGAGACTCTATCCTAGCGAAGAAGGTCTTTACGGGTGGCCGCTCGACGGCTGGTGAGGAGAGAACGCCTAACCATAGGGCCTCTGCTAAACAGGTCGCTGGCCGCCCTACCCTCCAAAGGTAACCCAGCAAATGAGCCGGAGTATAGCTTAAATTCTTTCCTCATTCTCTACCTACTTAGAAGGCTTCTGCAGATGGCGGTAGCGTATTCGCATGAGCCGCCGCAGAAACCCCTCTTTAATATCGGGCGCTTTCCTCTCGAGAGGTATTGCCGAAGACAGCTCGGGGAGGGCTGTAAGGGGACAGGGAAGGAACTCGGTGTCAAACGCCTCCATCTCCACCACAACGCGATAGGGAAGCGCCCTATCTACTTGGGAGGGGGGCGCTATAAGAGAGAATCGCAGCACTAGCAGGTTTACCTCGCAGAGGCGCTGCTGGTAAAGAGCGCGCATTTGAACGCACCATTGAAGGTACGCCTCGCGCGTAGCCGGCCGTATTCGTGCTGAACTCAGCACAAAACGTCGTCGCCGACTTTGTGTGATCAACTGCGCGCGCAGCAGAGCTATCTCCCTCTTAAGCGAGACGATCTCTTTCAAAAGTTGAACCCATTCCGGCAACGCGCCCACATTCCGCAGCGCGTGGTTGGCCACGCGCAGGTGCGGAGGCACGATTGCCTCCTCTTCCAACACTAGCGGCTTGCCCTTTCCTGGGAGATTATCGAATTTGCCCTGCTCGATGGCCTCCTGTATCTTTCTTTCTGCAATGAGCGCGATGACATCTGGATCGAACATAAAAACACTCTAAAGAAAGAAGGTTTTATAGGGACATGTTACCTTAAAAGGCCTATCGGTTTTGATCCTCTTGGCAGCGAAGCGATAGAATATAGGGAGACCAATTTAGGGTATCCTTGGTGTCAACGAAGGGGGATCGACGTGCGGTTAAACAAGAAAAAAATCAGAACCGGCTTCCTAAACCTTGCTCGCCCTTTCGAGGCGTGGGGGGCGTATAGCCTTGCTTTCGCATTTTTATTGGCAGGGTGTGGTGGACATCCTCGAACGCCTCTCTCCAGTCCAGCTGGCCTTCCCAATTCAGTGGTGGAAGCCGACCGAAGCCAATACGCACAGTTTTTGCCCAACCCCCAGCTGACACCGGGCGATGCTTTGCCCGTTACGGTACAGGACATCTGTACGCCGGGGTATGCCCGTAAGGTAAGAAACGTGCCCGTAGAGGTCAAGCGACAGGTCTATCAGGAATACGGCATCTATCATCACCAACCCGGCGAGTATGAGATAGACCATCTGATCAGCCTGGAGCTTGGCGGCTCCAACAGCATCAAAAATCTATGGCCGCAGTCTTACATCACGCGTCCTTGGAACGCTCACATTAAAGATCAGCTTGAAAACGAGCTTCATCGGGAGGTGTGCAGCGGCGAGATGGATTTGGCCGTTGCGCAGCACGATATCGCTACCGACTGGATCGCCACCTATAAGCAGGTTTTTCATACCGATCGTCCTCTTAGTCCGCAGGAGTACCGTCAGTTTATGCAAGCGGCCTCAGGCAGAACGCGTGCCGGGTTTGCGGCTCCGGTGGCCACCACTCCAGCCCCGGTTAGCACCCCAGATGTTGATGCAGACGGCGCCCCCAGCACTCCATCAAATGGAGTCGTGCGCGTGTGGGTGAACACCCGTTCTGGAAAATATTTTCTGCCTGGCTCGCGCTACTACGGGAACACCAAACGCGGCGAGTATATGACGGAAGACCAGGCGATTCGACAGGGATACGTAAAAGCAGGAGGAGAGTAAAAGATGGCACGTAACCAAAAGTTGACGAGCCTTATTCAGGGGCGTACGATAGCCTCCCTACAGCCTCAAAGCGTTCAACTACTGATAACGTTTACCGACGGCTCGAAGATGACCGTTCGGGTTGCCGAGGTGCCGCAAAACCTACCGACAGGGGGCACGGTGAAGGCCGTACGTCAATCCGGTACCACCCTAGAACTAGATATGGTGGATGGCAGCACCCTCGTCCTACAGACAGCTGAAGCCACCTCTTGCGTGCTTCTGCGCAACAAACACGGGGAACTGGAGTACGCAGACTGATCACCAGTTTATAGGGTAGACATTGATACCCGTGAGACACCCAACAAGAGTCGTTAGTCCACCCGCAAGGAAGTCGCCGACAATCAGACCATAGAAAAAGGGGAGGGCGCGCCGGTAGCGGTCTATGCCGCCGTAGCGAAGGATAAGCACCTTACAGAGCCAGGCAATGAGGAAAGGAAACCAAATCTGGTTCATGGTGGGCGTGTTGGCGATGGCATAGCCCACCGGATGAAAAACCCACCAGGTATAGCGCATGCGCATCATCATAAGGGCGGTGGTAATGAGGAAACCAACGCCCATGGCAATAAAACCTCGCGTATCTGGTTTTAGTGGTGTGCTCAACACGTTGGCGAGCTGGTCAAAAGGCATGCGTCCCATGTAGGTGCGCCACGGGTCGGTTTTTGCTCCGGCTCCAAACGCATACCACACCATGAGCGCAATGGCCATGGAGATAAAGATGCCCAGCAGAGTGGAGATCACCATGGCCACGGTGAGCCGACGTTTCTCCACGCCCACCACATCTGCCATTTTGAAGGCGTCGAGCTGGTTGGGCATGGCCATGCAACGCAGGTCGTAGCTGGCGATGGCGCTGCGTAGAAAGGCCATGATAGTAAGGTCTACCGGTTGATAAAAGGCGGTACCGAAGGTTGTGGTCATGACATCGTAGGGGGTGACCGTAGGCCCAAATAGCCACGCATCGCCGGTCTCCGCGCGGATGCGCGTGGCAGCAAGGATATAGACCAGTGCCAAGCTCACAATGAGACTCGCCGGTAACAGATGCATTCCAGCGTGCAGGCTCCATGCGATCATTCCGACCAAACACATCACAAATCCCAAAAGCGCCCATCGGTAAGGCAAGGGTTCCTCCGCATCGTTGCCGCCGTGTAGCGCAATCCGCAGCACCTCCTTCAGATAGCCCCGCGCGAACCACAACCCCACGAGTGTGAGCGCGATGAAAGCTCCAGCTCCTTGATGACCCGTATAGGGCCAAGTGCTTTGAGCGCTTCCGGAGGCGCCCGCATTGATGCCTGCAGCAGCCCCAAACACCAGCTCCAGCTTGCTCACGAGCCAGAAAAACCAACAGCTAAAGGTCATATCGGTGGAGAGCAAAAAAGCGATACC of Chthonomonas calidirosea T49 contains these proteins:
- the hpnJ gene encoding hopanoid biosynthesis associated radical SAM protein HpnJ encodes the protein MKKTLFLNPPSFEGFDGGAGSRYQAKREITSFWYPTWLAQPAALVPGSKLIDAPPHGITVEDVLKIAKDYELVIMHTSTPSLPNDVECARRMKEQNPNLKVGFIGAHVAVLPEQTLRENPVIDFVCRHEFDFTCLELAQGKPWEEIKGLSWREPDGTLRRTPDRELIEDWDKMPSVFPVYAENLDITKYFIGYLLHPYISFYTGRGCPAKCTFCLWPQTIGGHKYRAKSPEVVGREMEMAKAIWGSKVREYMFDDDTFTIDRARAVEISKHMKRLKLTWSCNARAHVDYDTLKQLRDNGLRLLLVGFESGNQQILNRIKKGIKLEMAREFMKNCKKLGIKVHGTFIIGLPIETKETVEETIRFAKELDPHTIQVSIAAPYPGTELYDQAIANGWIARDSLVAGSGIQVATLQYETMSAAEIEDAVERMYRQFYFRPGPIARIVAEMLTDRQMFVRRLREGREFFNYLKERKEQVRQRERETKSTPSASQA
- the hpnK gene encoding hopanoid biosynthesis-associated protein HpnK, producing MQRFLILNADDFGLSPRVNDAVLRAHTQGVLTSASLMVTEPGFHEALQIAQTHPTLGVGLHIVVSCDHALLPPKSIPHIVNSNGRFGADPLRVGLRYALSKAAQKELYHEMEAQFARFAATGLPWSHVDGHQHMHLHPAVLDPFLALCRAYNIYRIRLPFEEFFAHWRNGGDHVNLNIGAALFLRLLRRRALRILHAVLADNDRQPSFFYCDRVYGQLQSGNMHLNYVVKLLQRLEGATNEIYFHPGTDYAKKLPKELQPPSVEDVELHALLHPSVRTQIAVLELQTGTYIEAEQFASRKAIANTTIKS
- a CDS encoding sigma-70 family RNA polymerase sigma factor — encoded protein: MHADTALVQRAKANDRAAFNEIVLRYKDKVYNYIYRMVRHATDAEDLTQETFVRAYLSLHSFQSRASLNTWLFRIATNLCIDHCRRAKRTQGLVTSLSPDNEEEEEGPQRDVPDATFDPQRLLLNKELGEKLEKALQELPEKLRMVVLLYDVEGLSYEEIAAIAGCPLGTIKSRLFNARAALRRKLEPYLNITV
- a CDS encoding anti-sigma factor family protein; protein product: MNRPFASGNHRDCERIQGLLSDYTDGILSARQTWEVECHLADCRECAAQAQQMKALVGALRSAERHSTPDDFMRKLHAQLDALGPVPQTQRSALAHWRDGWQALCSAFSLRRVSVVGAGLAAVGLLVFFMVGRPTSTSSSNTMATTNTAAHLQQALERHVATAASDPLDDPTAERLAAPLSLDSEGNGSE
- a CDS encoding S9 family peptidase, producing the protein MAETNAPVLTLEAITRDRIFEVSVLRQPHWLRDGRRFSFLDYAPDSTTTTVWLYDIVTGERKMVVPPEALKISDPEKTETRTLEIVGYQWSPDESRLLFARIPHWRSDRGDREVFIYDISSGKMERVLASSEEHYGVKWAPDGKHIGYVRHGDIYLLECASGKEFRLTNTAAPFIYNGRFGWVYEEELGLVDGWAFSPDGRYIAYYQIDETQVPEIDLPQYSRLHMEPVRTRYPKAGDPNPLVKIGVIALDGLDSAVVPATRWVSTGSDPDIYIAQMQWTPQHQLLLQRIPRHQNRIDLLLADPATGETKTLFSEVSSTWVESPGDVFFVGNSDQFLWPSDRSGYQHLYLYDVKGTLLRQLTSGSWDVDRVVGIDSLHRIAFFTAARPNPTQRHIYSVLLDGGGEIMQLSDEAGTHSPLFAPDGRHYLDTFSSIASPPKITLHQASGRPVSTVHENPMPQLKNIPLGSWELRTFKTSDGLELYAALLKPADFDANKRYPVVMSVYGGPGSQTVRDAYGGSNGFEQLFASKGFLCAMVDGRGTGMRGRDFEKIVYQNLGHYEVEDQIAGAKWLGSLPYVDPKRIGIWGWSYGGYVASLCILRGASVFRSAIAVAPVTHWTLYDSIYTERYMRRPADNPDGYVRSSPITYAERLTGHFLLIHGTADDNVHFQNSMRLAEALQQAGKTFRMMVYPDKHHGLEGMAEHLYNTMIDFFMETLS
- a CDS encoding DUF1992 domain-containing protein; the encoded protein is MFDPDVIALIAERKIQEAIEQGKFDNLPGKGKPLVLEEEAIVPPHLRVANHALRNVGALPEWVQLLKEIVSLKREIALLRAQLITQSRRRRFVLSSARIRPATREAYLQWCVQMRALYQQRLCEVNLLVLRFSLIAPPSQVDRALPYRVVVEMEAFDTEFLPCPLTALPELSSAIPLERKAPDIKEGFLRRLMRIRYRHLQKPSK
- a CDS encoding DUF6785 family protein; its protein translation is MAVENPSSSAPRSSWRASGLTPRALLLGLVFTALCDLWIHWAELVLGERGHTALANTSIPVGAFNVLFFLVVCNLLLSKFCRPLALSKAELLVIYVMLIVSTVVSSSGGIHFIIPTVTAAFWYADSSNQWASKFLRYIPGWIAQKNQLALKGFYIGNAHVPWALWRVQLFSWWLFLALFTMATLCLMAILRRQWVDRERLAFPTVAVPLAVIREPANLLSNGVFWIGFLIPFSIDVMNTLHLNLPAFPYFPTRTTDQPDLHNLFTSPPWSAIGFTPLSLYPFVIGIAFLLSTDMTFSCWFFWLVSKLELVFGAAAGINAGASGSAQSTWPYTGHQGAGAFIALTLVGLWFARGYLKEVLRIALHGGNDAEEPLPYRWALLGFVMCLVGMIAWSLHAGMHLLPASLIVSLALVYILAATRIRAETGDAWLFGPTVTPYDVMTTTFGTAFYQPVDLTIMAFLRSAIASYDLRCMAMPNQLDAFKMADVVGVEKRRLTVAMVISTLLGIFISMAIALMVWYAFGAGAKTDPWRTYMGRMPFDQLANVLSTPLKPDTRGFIAMGVGFLITTALMMMRMRYTWWVFHPVGYAIANTPTMNQIWFPFLIAWLCKVLILRYGGIDRYRRALPFFYGLIVGDFLAGGLTTLVGCLTGINVYPINW